A portion of the Rissa tridactyla isolate bRisTri1 chromosome 19, bRisTri1.patW.cur.20221130, whole genome shotgun sequence genome contains these proteins:
- the C19H17orf113 gene encoding uncharacterized protein C17orf113 homolog isoform X1, translated as MAAFRCHSNMVPPGKKPAGETSNSNKKCKRYFNEHWKEEFTWLEFDYERKLMFCIECRQALVKNKHGKAENAFTVGTDNFQRHALLRHVTSGAHRQALAVNREQLAFETRVHGHPELRSVIKVEVNPAKVAVLTTVYWMAKEEIPDEKCSSLLDFQKFNLCQALLASEHSEYYHPSSVREMQAAIAKVLHNEDRHRIKASPFVGLVVDETVDVLEHRSLAMFTTTVSPCNGQTSATFLGSFELPAGEASTVAGKVGEVMRSFGIPTMKITWLSADSASLVAERLSGVGTALTSLCPLLMEMHCLSHGSSLLPAESIGSIEYLQKYETTVDAVYRLYSSFRGESNGLQELRSVLDLCEIDLGSPKAIHWTSIFPAVEAIDSSWPTLVLLLESEAERSPVAHGLCEELKKFQFVAFTKILLDVLPIFQKLSRFFQIEDFDLSILKPIVSATATTLQAQKSTSGQNLQEFLNEMNEHPRDDREGESRLYYKGVELANCSKVHLKHFERLKESYLESVRGNLLDRFPSSVLEAISSFSAIFNPKCYPQSLEDIGSYGVSELNFLLQAYSRVVVSERALSDFPLFKRIVFSLSQLSFKDLCVKLVYSNSEMHELFPDFAVLAAIALALPLGSVLAEKISRGRQLLKRGRSHRAKDEGLSDLMKIAIDGPAINEFDFALAIEYYESMRESGFIVAQVK; from the exons ATGGCAGCCTTTCGATG CCACAGCAATATGGTGCCTCCAGGGAAAAAGCCAGCTGGGGAAACTTCCAATTCCAATAAAAAGTGTAAGCGCTATTTCAATGAGCACTGGAAGGAAGAATTTACTTGGCTGGAGTTTGACTATGAGAGGAAACTCATGTTTTGCATAGAGTGTCGGCAGGCGTTGGTGAAGAACAAGCACGGTAAAGCAGAGAACGCCTTTACCGTGGGCACAGACAACTTCCAGCGCCATGCCCTGCTGCGGCACGTCACCTCCGGCGCGCACCGCCAGGCGCTGGCGGTGAACCGGGAGCAGCTGGCTTTCGAGACCCGCGTCCATGGCCACCCGGAGCTGCGCTCTGTCATCAAGGTGGAGGTGAACCCGGCGAAGGTGGCCGTCCTCACCACCGTCTACTGGATGGCGAAGGAGGAGATCCCGGATGAGAAGTGCTCCTCCCTGCTTGACTTCCAGAAGTTCAACCTGTGCCAGGCGCTGCTGGCCTCTGAGCACAGCGAGTACTATCACCCCAGCAGCGTCCGGGAGATGCAG GCAGCGATCGCCAAAGTCCTGCACAACGAGGACAGGCACAGGATAAAAGCCTCGCCGTTTGTTGGGCTGGTGGTGGACGAGACGGTGGACGTCTTGGAGCACCGCAGCCTCGCCATGTTCACCACCACTGTCTCCCCCTGCAACGGGCAGACCTCCGCCACCTTCCTGGGGAGCTTCGAGCTGCCCGCCGGGGAGGCCTCCACGGTGGCGGGCAAGGTGGGCGAGGTGATGCGCTCCTTCGGCATCCCCACCATGAAGATCACCTGGCTCAGCGCCGACAGCGCCTCGCTGGTGGCCGAGCGGCTGAGCGGGGTGGGCACCGCGTTGACCTCCCTCTGCCCGCTCCTCATGGAGATGCACTGCCTGTCCCACGGGAGCTCCCTGCTGCCGGCTGAGAGCATCGGCAGCATCGAATACCTCCAGAAATACGAGACCACTGTGGATGCTGTGTACAGGCTCTACTCCAGCTTTAGGGGGGAAAGCAATGGCCTGCAGGAGCTGCGGAGCGTCCTGGACCTCTGTGAGATAGACCTCGGGAGCCCCAAAGCCATCCACTGGACTTCTATTTTCCCAGCCGTGGAAGCCATCGATTCCTCGTGGCCcacgctggtgctgctgctggagagcgAGGCGGAGCGGTCGCCTGTGGCCCACGGCCTCTGCGAAGAGCTCAAGAAGTTCCAGTTTGTGGCCTTCACCAAGATCCTCCTGGATGTCCTCCCTATCTTCCAGAAACTCAGCCGCTTCTTCCAGATTGAGGACTTTGACCTCTCCATCCTGAAGCCCATCGTCTCTGCCACGGCCACCACCCTGCAGGCCCAGAAGAGCACCAGTGGCCAGAACCTCCAGGAGTTCCTCAACGAGATGAACGAGCATCCACGGGACGACCGGGAGGGCGAGAGCCGCCTCTACTACAAGGGCGTTGAGTTGGCCAACTGCTCCAAGGTGCACCTGAAGCACTTTGAGCGCCTGAAGGAGAGCTACCTGGAGAGCGTGCGGGGCAACCTGCTGGACAGGTTCCCTAGCAGCGTCCTGGAGGCCATCAGCTCCTTCTCGGCCATCTTCAACCCCAAGTGCTACCCCCAGTCTCTGGAGGACATTGGCAGCTACGGGGTCAGCGAGCTGAACTTCCTCCTGCAGGCTTACTCCCGGGTGGTGGTGAGCGAGAGGGCCCTGAGCGATTTCCCCCTCTTCAAGCGGATCGTCTTCAGCCTCAGCCAGCTCTCCTTCAAGGACCTTTGCGTCAAGCTGGTCTACAGCAACTCTGAGATGCACGAACTCTTCCCGGACTTTGCCGTACTCGCGGCCATCGCCCTTGCCTTGCCGCTGGGCTCGGTGCTCGCCGAGAAGATCAGCCGGGGCCGGCAGCTGCTGAAGCGCGGACGGTCGCACCGCGCGAAGGACGAGGGGCTCTCCGACCTCATGAAGATCGCCATCGACGGGCCGGCCATCAACGAGTTTGACTTTGCGTTGGCCATCGAGTACTACGAGAGCATGAGGGAGTCCGGCTTCATCGTGGCGCAGGTCAAGTGA
- the C19H17orf113 gene encoding uncharacterized protein C17orf113 homolog isoform X2, with protein sequence MVPPGKKPAGETSNSNKKCKRYFNEHWKEEFTWLEFDYERKLMFCIECRQALVKNKHGKAENAFTVGTDNFQRHALLRHVTSGAHRQALAVNREQLAFETRVHGHPELRSVIKVEVNPAKVAVLTTVYWMAKEEIPDEKCSSLLDFQKFNLCQALLASEHSEYYHPSSVREMQAAIAKVLHNEDRHRIKASPFVGLVVDETVDVLEHRSLAMFTTTVSPCNGQTSATFLGSFELPAGEASTVAGKVGEVMRSFGIPTMKITWLSADSASLVAERLSGVGTALTSLCPLLMEMHCLSHGSSLLPAESIGSIEYLQKYETTVDAVYRLYSSFRGESNGLQELRSVLDLCEIDLGSPKAIHWTSIFPAVEAIDSSWPTLVLLLESEAERSPVAHGLCEELKKFQFVAFTKILLDVLPIFQKLSRFFQIEDFDLSILKPIVSATATTLQAQKSTSGQNLQEFLNEMNEHPRDDREGESRLYYKGVELANCSKVHLKHFERLKESYLESVRGNLLDRFPSSVLEAISSFSAIFNPKCYPQSLEDIGSYGVSELNFLLQAYSRVVVSERALSDFPLFKRIVFSLSQLSFKDLCVKLVYSNSEMHELFPDFAVLAAIALALPLGSVLAEKISRGRQLLKRGRSHRAKDEGLSDLMKIAIDGPAINEFDFALAIEYYESMRESGFIVAQVK encoded by the exons ATGGTGCCTCCAGGGAAAAAGCCAGCTGGGGAAACTTCCAATTCCAATAAAAAGTGTAAGCGCTATTTCAATGAGCACTGGAAGGAAGAATTTACTTGGCTGGAGTTTGACTATGAGAGGAAACTCATGTTTTGCATAGAGTGTCGGCAGGCGTTGGTGAAGAACAAGCACGGTAAAGCAGAGAACGCCTTTACCGTGGGCACAGACAACTTCCAGCGCCATGCCCTGCTGCGGCACGTCACCTCCGGCGCGCACCGCCAGGCGCTGGCGGTGAACCGGGAGCAGCTGGCTTTCGAGACCCGCGTCCATGGCCACCCGGAGCTGCGCTCTGTCATCAAGGTGGAGGTGAACCCGGCGAAGGTGGCCGTCCTCACCACCGTCTACTGGATGGCGAAGGAGGAGATCCCGGATGAGAAGTGCTCCTCCCTGCTTGACTTCCAGAAGTTCAACCTGTGCCAGGCGCTGCTGGCCTCTGAGCACAGCGAGTACTATCACCCCAGCAGCGTCCGGGAGATGCAG GCAGCGATCGCCAAAGTCCTGCACAACGAGGACAGGCACAGGATAAAAGCCTCGCCGTTTGTTGGGCTGGTGGTGGACGAGACGGTGGACGTCTTGGAGCACCGCAGCCTCGCCATGTTCACCACCACTGTCTCCCCCTGCAACGGGCAGACCTCCGCCACCTTCCTGGGGAGCTTCGAGCTGCCCGCCGGGGAGGCCTCCACGGTGGCGGGCAAGGTGGGCGAGGTGATGCGCTCCTTCGGCATCCCCACCATGAAGATCACCTGGCTCAGCGCCGACAGCGCCTCGCTGGTGGCCGAGCGGCTGAGCGGGGTGGGCACCGCGTTGACCTCCCTCTGCCCGCTCCTCATGGAGATGCACTGCCTGTCCCACGGGAGCTCCCTGCTGCCGGCTGAGAGCATCGGCAGCATCGAATACCTCCAGAAATACGAGACCACTGTGGATGCTGTGTACAGGCTCTACTCCAGCTTTAGGGGGGAAAGCAATGGCCTGCAGGAGCTGCGGAGCGTCCTGGACCTCTGTGAGATAGACCTCGGGAGCCCCAAAGCCATCCACTGGACTTCTATTTTCCCAGCCGTGGAAGCCATCGATTCCTCGTGGCCcacgctggtgctgctgctggagagcgAGGCGGAGCGGTCGCCTGTGGCCCACGGCCTCTGCGAAGAGCTCAAGAAGTTCCAGTTTGTGGCCTTCACCAAGATCCTCCTGGATGTCCTCCCTATCTTCCAGAAACTCAGCCGCTTCTTCCAGATTGAGGACTTTGACCTCTCCATCCTGAAGCCCATCGTCTCTGCCACGGCCACCACCCTGCAGGCCCAGAAGAGCACCAGTGGCCAGAACCTCCAGGAGTTCCTCAACGAGATGAACGAGCATCCACGGGACGACCGGGAGGGCGAGAGCCGCCTCTACTACAAGGGCGTTGAGTTGGCCAACTGCTCCAAGGTGCACCTGAAGCACTTTGAGCGCCTGAAGGAGAGCTACCTGGAGAGCGTGCGGGGCAACCTGCTGGACAGGTTCCCTAGCAGCGTCCTGGAGGCCATCAGCTCCTTCTCGGCCATCTTCAACCCCAAGTGCTACCCCCAGTCTCTGGAGGACATTGGCAGCTACGGGGTCAGCGAGCTGAACTTCCTCCTGCAGGCTTACTCCCGGGTGGTGGTGAGCGAGAGGGCCCTGAGCGATTTCCCCCTCTTCAAGCGGATCGTCTTCAGCCTCAGCCAGCTCTCCTTCAAGGACCTTTGCGTCAAGCTGGTCTACAGCAACTCTGAGATGCACGAACTCTTCCCGGACTTTGCCGTACTCGCGGCCATCGCCCTTGCCTTGCCGCTGGGCTCGGTGCTCGCCGAGAAGATCAGCCGGGGCCGGCAGCTGCTGAAGCGCGGACGGTCGCACCGCGCGAAGGACGAGGGGCTCTCCGACCTCATGAAGATCGCCATCGACGGGCCGGCCATCAACGAGTTTGACTTTGCGTTGGCCATCGAGTACTACGAGAGCATGAGGGAGTCCGGCTTCATCGTGGCGCAGGTCAAGTGA